Proteins encoded by one window of Salicibibacter halophilus:
- the purN gene encoding phosphoribosylglycinamide formyltransferase, producing MKIALLASGTGSNVEAILQAHEEKQFDAEPAFVFSDRPNASVLDKAKRYGVPVHTLRPRDFDSKQQYEEALLHLLEKYDIQWVILAGYMRLLGATIVEPYARRIVNIHPSLLPEFPGLDAVGQALNAGAEETGVTIHYVDAGMDTGEVIRQKRVPIMPGETNGSLEEKIKQVEHQLYPETLQNLFRKGF from the coding sequence ATGAAGATCGCGCTGTTGGCCTCCGGGACAGGCAGCAACGTGGAAGCAATTTTGCAAGCGCACGAGGAGAAGCAATTCGATGCAGAGCCCGCCTTCGTGTTTAGCGACCGTCCGAACGCGTCTGTGTTGGATAAAGCGAAACGTTATGGAGTGCCTGTACACACGCTTCGGCCTCGGGACTTTGACAGCAAGCAGCAATATGAAGAAGCATTGCTGCATCTTCTGGAAAAATACGATATCCAATGGGTTATTTTGGCCGGATACATGCGTTTGCTGGGAGCAACGATCGTCGAGCCGTACGCCCGCCGCATCGTAAATATTCACCCGTCCCTGTTGCCGGAGTTTCCGGGGCTCGATGCTGTCGGACAAGCATTGAATGCCGGTGCGGAAGAAACAGGCGTGACCATTCATTATGTGGACGCCGGTATGGATACGGGAGAAGTGATCCGCCAAAAGAGAGTCCCGATCATGCCGGGCGAGACGAATGGTTCATTGGAAGAAAAAATAAAACAGGTGGAGCATCAATTGTATCCGGAAACGTTGCAAAACCTTTTCAGGAAGGGGTTCTAG
- the purL gene encoding phosphoribosylformylglycinamidine synthase subunit PurL: MSLQLEPTAEDIQGRRLYADMGVKDHEYDRVVALLGRKPNFTEIGMFSVLWSEHCSYKHSKPLLKQFPSSGPQVLQGPGEGAGVVDIGNGQAVVFKVESHNHPSAVEPYQGAATGVGGILRDVFSMGARPVALLNSLRFGPLTTPRTRYLFEEVVAGIAGYGNCVGVPTVGGEVQFDETYDGNPLVNAMCVGLIDREHLQKGVASGAGNTVMYVGASTGRDGIHGATFASEELSEASAEKRPSVQVGDPFTEKRVMEACLEITKSDALVGIQDMGAAGLTSSAAEMASKAGSGIDMNLDLVPQRETGMTPYEMMLSESQERMLIVVEKGREAEIETICKKWDIEAASIGIVKEEMQLTLTFQGETVADVPVTALTDEAPVYDDVPSKEPADFQENQQLPAWQPPVNDHNETLLQLLSQPTIASKEWVYDQYDHMVQTNTAVMPGSGSAVLRVRGTEKALAMSMDGNSRYIALDPYTGGKIAVAEAARNIICSGAKPLALTDCLNYGSPEQPNIYWQLEQSTDGMSEACNTFGTPVVSGNVSLYNETNGEAIYPTPVVGVVGLVEHLDHITTQHFKSAGDYIYIIGDAEPAWGGSEWQRLEDSRISGQVPELDLQLENERQQQVLNAIQAGFIQSAQDIAEGGLAAAVAECVMGTELGAALTMDDDASDLFAETQSRYVISVAPEKANKLEEAIPDAKRYGTVTKEPSLCVQTTEGRTLIEQSTDHLTHVWKGAIPCFLKSKA; this comes from the coding sequence ACCGAACTTTACGGAAATCGGGATGTTTTCGGTGCTTTGGTCGGAACATTGCAGCTATAAACATTCAAAGCCATTGCTGAAACAATTCCCTTCTTCCGGCCCCCAAGTGCTGCAAGGTCCCGGCGAAGGCGCTGGGGTGGTGGACATTGGAAACGGGCAAGCGGTCGTCTTTAAAGTGGAAAGTCATAACCATCCATCTGCAGTTGAGCCGTACCAAGGAGCTGCTACCGGTGTTGGCGGGATATTGCGCGACGTTTTTTCCATGGGAGCGCGTCCGGTCGCCCTACTGAATTCATTGCGCTTTGGCCCGCTTACAACGCCGCGAACGCGTTATTTGTTCGAAGAAGTGGTGGCCGGCATTGCCGGGTATGGCAATTGTGTCGGAGTGCCGACGGTCGGAGGCGAGGTTCAGTTCGATGAGACCTATGATGGGAACCCGCTCGTCAATGCCATGTGCGTCGGATTGATAGACAGGGAGCATTTACAAAAAGGTGTCGCTTCCGGCGCTGGAAATACAGTGATGTATGTGGGCGCGTCTACCGGTCGCGATGGCATTCATGGAGCAACATTTGCTTCCGAAGAATTGAGTGAGGCATCCGCGGAAAAACGGCCGTCCGTACAAGTGGGCGATCCGTTTACGGAAAAACGGGTGATGGAAGCCTGCCTGGAAATAACTAAATCGGACGCCCTCGTCGGCATTCAGGATATGGGGGCAGCCGGATTGACGTCTTCAGCGGCGGAGATGGCAAGTAAAGCTGGTTCGGGGATCGACATGAACTTGGATCTCGTCCCTCAACGGGAGACGGGGATGACCCCATATGAAATGATGCTCTCCGAATCGCAAGAACGCATGCTTATCGTCGTGGAAAAAGGGCGCGAAGCGGAAATTGAAACCATTTGCAAAAAATGGGACATTGAAGCTGCATCGATAGGAATTGTGAAAGAAGAGATGCAACTCACCTTAACGTTTCAAGGAGAAACAGTAGCAGACGTTCCGGTAACGGCACTTACGGATGAAGCGCCAGTCTACGACGACGTACCGTCGAAAGAACCGGCCGACTTTCAGGAAAATCAACAACTGCCCGCTTGGCAGCCGCCGGTCAACGATCATAACGAGACGTTGCTCCAATTGCTTTCGCAGCCAACGATCGCGAGCAAAGAATGGGTGTATGACCAGTATGATCATATGGTGCAAACGAACACGGCTGTCATGCCCGGCTCAGGTAGCGCCGTATTACGGGTGCGTGGAACAGAGAAGGCGCTCGCCATGTCGATGGACGGCAATAGCCGCTATATTGCTCTCGATCCTTACACGGGCGGAAAAATTGCCGTGGCCGAAGCTGCACGCAACATTATTTGCTCGGGTGCCAAGCCGCTTGCGCTCACCGATTGTCTCAACTACGGAAGCCCGGAACAGCCGAACATATACTGGCAGTTGGAGCAGTCAACCGACGGCATGAGTGAGGCATGCAATACCTTTGGCACCCCGGTAGTGAGCGGAAACGTCTCGCTATACAATGAAACGAACGGAGAAGCTATTTATCCAACGCCGGTGGTGGGGGTGGTCGGGCTCGTGGAACATCTTGACCATATCACGACGCAACATTTCAAATCGGCGGGCGATTATATTTATATCATCGGCGATGCGGAGCCAGCGTGGGGCGGCAGTGAATGGCAACGGTTGGAAGACAGCCGCATCAGCGGCCAAGTGCCCGAGTTGGACCTTCAACTGGAAAATGAACGCCAGCAACAAGTATTGAACGCGATACAAGCCGGATTCATCCAGTCTGCCCAAGATATTGCCGAAGGCGGTCTTGCGGCAGCGGTTGCCGAATGCGTGATGGGAACGGAGCTGGGCGCGGCGCTGACGATGGACGATGATGCCTCCGACCTTTTCGCTGAAACGCAATCGCGGTATGTCATCAGTGTCGCTCCGGAAAAAGCGAATAAGCTGGAAGAGGCAATTCCAGATGCAAAACGTTACGGCACGGTAACAAAAGAACCATCGTTATGCGTGCAAACGACAGAAGGACGCACGCTCATCGAGCAGTCGACCGATCACCTTACTCACGTTTGGAAGGGAGCGATTCCGTGTTTCCTGAAATCAAAGGCATGA
- the purM gene encoding phosphoribosylformylglycinamidine cyclo-ligase: MRDAYKEAGVDVEAGYEAVSRMKKHVDSTKRSGVLGALGGFGGTFDLSALDYKQPVLVSGTDGVGTKLLLAIAADQHGTIGEDAVAMCVNDILVQGAAPLYFLDYIAAGKTDPARMEAIVKGISNGCRQAGCALIGGETAEMPGMYGEQDYDVAGFVVGAVEKEALITGDDVQTGDRLLGLPSSGVHSNGFSLVRKIIEDQGLDLQKTYAPMNMPLGETLLAPTKIYAGEIQALLSVLPVSGMAHITGGGLLENVPRLLPEGLGAHIDPASWEKSPIFPFLQREGRLSDQDMYGTFNMGIGYVVAVRPEREQEALGILGDAYAIGTVNRTGTLSLEGVSV; encoded by the coding sequence GTGCGTGATGCATACAAAGAAGCAGGCGTGGACGTGGAGGCAGGCTATGAAGCCGTCTCCCGCATGAAAAAACACGTAGACAGTACAAAACGTTCCGGTGTACTCGGTGCCCTGGGCGGTTTTGGCGGCACGTTTGATCTTTCCGCGCTCGATTATAAACAGCCGGTGCTCGTGTCCGGGACCGATGGCGTCGGCACGAAACTGCTGCTCGCCATTGCTGCCGATCAGCACGGTACAATCGGGGAAGATGCCGTCGCCATGTGTGTCAATGACATCCTCGTTCAAGGTGCTGCGCCGCTTTATTTTCTGGATTATATCGCTGCCGGCAAGACCGACCCAGCGCGCATGGAGGCGATCGTCAAGGGCATCAGCAATGGCTGCCGGCAGGCGGGATGTGCGCTGATCGGAGGCGAAACGGCGGAGATGCCGGGGATGTACGGCGAACAGGACTATGATGTTGCCGGATTTGTCGTCGGAGCCGTGGAAAAGGAAGCCCTTATCACTGGGGATGATGTACAGACGGGCGATCGTTTGCTTGGTTTGCCATCTTCAGGTGTGCACAGCAATGGCTTTTCGCTTGTTCGGAAAATCATCGAGGATCAAGGTCTGGACTTGCAAAAAACCTACGCGCCTATGAACATGCCTCTAGGAGAAACGTTGTTAGCGCCGACGAAGATTTACGCCGGGGAAATACAGGCATTGCTTTCGGTACTTCCGGTGAGCGGTATGGCACATATTACCGGCGGAGGACTTTTGGAGAACGTTCCAAGGCTGTTGCCGGAGGGCCTTGGCGCGCATATCGATCCCGCGAGCTGGGAAAAGTCGCCGATTTTTCCTTTTTTACAGCGGGAGGGGCGTTTGAGTGACCAGGATATGTACGGGACCTTCAACATGGGGATTGGCTATGTCGTCGCGGTTAGACCGGAACGGGAACAAGAAGCGCTTGGGATTCTCGGCGATGCGTATGCCATCGGTACGGTCAATCGAACCGGAACATTGAGCCTTGAAGGGGTGTCGGTATGA
- the purF gene encoding amidophosphoribosyltransferase has protein sequence MNEECGIFAIWEHPEAAQLTYYGLHSLQHRGQEGAGIVTSDGEELHVHKNTGLLTEAFQAGDLDRLPGRQALGHVRYATAGKGGYDNVQPLHFKSEDGSLAMAHNGNLVNYQGLKSELERTGSIFQTTTDTEILAHLMKRQASDQLREQLKGALPELVGAYSFAVMTEDELIVALDPHGLRPLSLGRLGNAYAVASETCAFDLIGAEYVRDVEPGEMLIFNRDGVFSERFMGTKERALCSMEYVYLARPDSNLEQINVHTARKRLGKRLAIEADVDADVVTGVPDSSISAAIGFAEQAKLPYELGLIKNRYVGRTFIQPSQALREQGVKMKLSAVRGVVEGKRVVMVDDSIVRGTTSQRIVQLLKDAGAAEVHVRISAPPIIRPCFYGIDTSTSDELIAANYTTEQMREKMGADSLRFLSVDGLKAGIGRDASQPNCGQCLGCFTGQYPTAIPNEKNALVGSGKG, from the coding sequence ATGAATGAAGAATGTGGAATTTTTGCGATTTGGGAACATCCGGAAGCAGCACAACTCACTTATTACGGGCTGCACAGTTTGCAACATCGCGGCCAGGAAGGGGCCGGCATCGTTACAAGTGACGGGGAAGAACTTCATGTTCATAAAAACACGGGCCTGTTGACCGAAGCTTTTCAAGCAGGCGACCTGGATCGCCTGCCGGGCCGGCAAGCACTTGGGCACGTGCGCTATGCCACCGCGGGAAAAGGCGGTTATGACAACGTTCAACCCCTTCATTTTAAATCCGAAGACGGAAGCCTTGCCATGGCCCATAACGGCAACCTCGTCAATTATCAAGGGTTAAAAAGTGAGCTTGAACGAACCGGGAGCATCTTTCAGACAACGACCGATACAGAAATATTGGCCCACCTGATGAAACGCCAAGCGTCGGATCAATTACGCGAGCAACTAAAAGGGGCGCTCCCGGAGTTGGTCGGTGCGTATTCATTTGCGGTGATGACGGAAGATGAACTCATCGTCGCGCTCGATCCGCACGGATTGCGTCCGTTATCACTCGGACGGCTTGGGAACGCGTACGCAGTCGCGTCGGAGACATGCGCCTTTGATCTTATCGGCGCCGAATACGTCCGTGATGTCGAGCCGGGGGAGATGCTTATTTTTAACCGTGACGGCGTGTTTTCCGAACGATTTATGGGAACAAAAGAACGCGCCCTTTGCAGCATGGAATATGTCTACCTGGCCAGACCCGATTCCAATCTTGAGCAAATCAATGTGCATACGGCGAGAAAACGACTGGGAAAACGGTTGGCTATTGAAGCGGACGTGGACGCTGATGTCGTCACCGGTGTTCCGGATTCGTCGATTTCGGCCGCCATCGGCTTCGCCGAACAAGCAAAGCTCCCATATGAACTCGGTTTGATCAAAAACCGTTATGTCGGACGTACGTTTATTCAACCTTCGCAAGCATTGCGGGAACAAGGCGTAAAAATGAAACTTTCTGCCGTGCGCGGGGTTGTGGAAGGAAAGCGGGTCGTGATGGTCGATGATTCCATTGTGCGCGGCACAACGAGTCAACGGATTGTGCAGTTGTTAAAGGATGCAGGTGCCGCCGAAGTGCACGTGCGCATCAGTGCCCCGCCGATTATTCGGCCGTGTTTTTATGGCATTGACACCTCAACCTCCGATGAATTAATCGCAGCCAATTATACGACGGAACAAATGCGGGAGAAGATGGGTGCGGATTCTTTACGCTTTTTATCGGTCGACGGCTTGAAGGCAGGCATCGGTAGAGACGCTTCACAGCCCAATTGTGGCCAGTGTCTCGGGTGTTTTACCGGTCAGTATCCAACGGCAATCCCGAATGAAAAAAATGCTCTCGTCGGTTCGGGAAAAGGATAG